TAACCCTTTATAGCTCCTTCTTCGGCCCTGCGGTCGTTTTCATGCATCTCAGGCACAAAGGACCCGATGGTTATTTCGTTCAGGTTGCTGACTATGGGCCTTCCTTCGAGGAAAAGGATGCGTTCGATAAGTTTCTCGGCATGCTTCATTTCAGTAATGGCTCGCTTCTCCACTACCTCTCCCAGTCGCTTGTAATTCCAGTCTTCACACATTTCAGCATGTACAAAATACTGATTGATAGCAGTCAATTCCTCCGCTAAACGAGCATTTAGATGCTCAATCATCTTTTCATTTCCTTTCATGCATAAACCCCCTGTGCAAAAGAGATTATAGTTTGCACAATTTATAATTTATCTATTATACTTTTTAGATACTCACCTGGTACCTGAGAGCGATGTCAATCATATATCTACTTAAATATCCATTTAATTATAAAAATCGCCTAAAATTGTTAAATATCATGAAGTCTCTTATTTTTGTGGAGGATTACATATGAGTGATACTGACAGCAGGGATATATTTGACTTTAAGCTTGAAAAGTGGGTTTTAGGTGCGGATGAATGTGCTTTTGCGAACCTGAGCGCTATAGGGAAGGACAAGCCTCTAAGTCAATATTTGATGGAGTCGATCGAAAACTGGGTAAATAAAGAAGAGGTATTTTTAACGGACAAATTCATTTCCGAAATGTGCGACTTTATAAAAAGTCAGGATGAAGACCTTTACGACCGTTTAATGAAGAAATGTGCTTTAAAAGGAATAAGTGTGGGTGAAGGTATATTTGAAGCACTGAATTTATTGACCTGTGGGGCAGTAAGTGAACAGCAATGTAGAGAGATTAGAGATAACTCATGTGATGAGTAACCTGGTCAGTCTCTCTAAATGTGCTTCTGTGAAGAATTTTACTAAATTTTATTATATCTTTTTTTGCGGTCTAATATTCTTTTTGTCTGAGATCCTGTTTATCTAAAAGCAGATTTCTTTTTGACTCATGTTTAAATATGACTCATGCATATTTTTTATCGGGATATTCTATGGATTATATCGAAACATGGAAAGAGGTCATTCAAAGACCTTCTAATTTTTACCGAAAAATGCCAGTGACCGGAGGATACGCTGAGCCGCTTACTTTTGCAGCAATCAGTTATCTCATATACGGGCTTTTGAGTGCACTTTTCAACCGCGAAATGATCGGAGATATGTATGGATATGGAATAGGTTCCGGCGGTCCCGGTCTTTTTAATTCGCTCATTATCGCGATTACGTTTCCCATTACGGGTATTATTTCTGTACTCGTAGGGGCTGCAATACTTTACATAATTTATAAAGTGCTTGGTGGCAAAGGGAGCTATGAAGGTACTGTAAGGTTCATATGCTATGCGACTGCTGTGATGCTGCTTTCCTGGATCCCTTTTATCGGCTGGGTTTTCGGATTTTACGGACTATATCTTTATATTCTCGGCGGAATGATTGTACATGATGTCAGTATGGTGAAATCGGCGATAGCTGTACTCTTGCCTCTAGTCCTGATCATCTTACTGGCCGTGGCTGTAGCAGTATTTGTTCTATCCAGTACTTTTTCAACTCTTGTTTAAGCATATATCATCCGGGTGTCTCTTTTTAAGAGATAACCCAAAAATTTTTTTACTTATTTCTTAAAATTTTTTATTATTCACCTTTTCAAGCTAAATATTTATATATAAGAAATTACTTTAATTGCATCTACACGATTAAGACGTGTTCAAAAATGCCAAGATGGCGGAGCGGCTACGCAATCGCCTGCAGAGCGATACCATTCCGGTTCGAATCCGGATCTTGGCTTTTCTCTTCTAATAAACAACTCAACCTAAAAGTATATATTCAATAAAGTGCTTTAAACGAATCCACTTTGTGCCAAGGTGGCGGAGCGGCT
This window of the Methanosarcina mazei S-6 genome carries:
- a CDS encoding YIP1 family protein, with the protein product MDYIETWKEVIQRPSNFYRKMPVTGGYAEPLTFAAISYLIYGLLSALFNREMIGDMYGYGIGSGGPGLFNSLIIAITFPITGIISVLVGAAILYIIYKVLGGKGSYEGTVRFICYATAVMLLSWIPFIGWVFGFYGLYLYILGGMIVHDVSMVKSAIAVLLPLVLIILLAVAVAVFVLSSTFSTLV
- the bfr gene encoding bacterioferritin, which produces MKGNEKMIEHLNARLAEELTAINQYFVHAEMCEDWNYKRLGEVVEKRAITEMKHAEKLIERILFLEGRPIVSNLNEITIGSFVPEMHENDRRAEEGAIKGYNESIRLASEIGDNDTKSLLESILKEETEHIDWIEAQLDQISHIGIQNYLAQQIYE